One region of Quercus lobata isolate SW786 chromosome 2, ValleyOak3.0 Primary Assembly, whole genome shotgun sequence genomic DNA includes:
- the LOC115962278 gene encoding AT-hook motif nuclear-localized protein 29-like gives QPLSVVRSHNPGQVGSARYVHHLLRPELHLQNQTQTQTQRPLFIDNPQPSDSLDSPDEGDHKHDSDAQATSSGAATTNSNRRPRGRPPGSKNKPKPPIIVTRDSLNALRSHMLEESNAADIVESVSNYARRRGRGVCVLSGTGTVVNVTWKQPAGSSVVTLHGRFEILSLSDLKKTKPLSFGSTKKKKNKTNP, from the coding sequence CAACCTCTCTCTGTTGTACGGTCTCATAACCCAGGTCAAGTCGGTTCAGCTCGCTATGTTCATCACCTTCTCAGGCCTGAATTGCACCTTCAGAATCAGACTCAGACTCAGACTCAGAGACCTCTTTTTATTGATAATCCTCAACCTTCCGATTCTCTGGACTCTCCAGACGAAGGAGATCACAAGCATGACTCCGATGCACAAGCCACAAGCTCCGGTGCAGCCACTACAAACTCGAACCGCCGTCCACGTGGCCGACCACCTGGATCGAAGAACAAGCCGAAGCCACCGATAATCGTAACTCGGGACAGTCTGAACGCTCTCCGATCGCACATGCTGGAAGAGTCGAACGCTGCGGACATAGTGGAGAGCGTGTCGAATTACGCGAGGCGAAGAGGGAGAGGGGTTTGTGTGTTGAGTGGAACTGGGACAGTGGTGAATGTTACTTGGAAACAACCTGCGGGGAGTAGTGTGGTGACACTGCACGGTCGGTTCGAGATTCTTTCCTTGTCAGATctcaaaaaaaccaaaccccTGAGCTTCggatctaccaaaaaaaaaaaaaataaaacaaacccCTAA